One segment of Ureibacillus thermophilus DNA contains the following:
- a CDS encoding thymidylate synthase: MNVVFVLTSTGQELLQMVSHDVAGLLAAVKGEYVTFPFGTYKYDFHSLDFYLENNEYRQELVIYLKEDEKEPVNDFVIDAE; the protein is encoded by the coding sequence ATGAACGTCGTATTTGTATTAACTTCAACAGGACAGGAATTGCTTCAAATGGTAAGCCACGATGTAGCCGGCCTTCTTGCAGCGGTGAAGGGGGAGTATGTGACATTTCCTTTTGGCACATATAAATACGATTTCCACTCCCTCGACTTTTATTTAGAAAATAACGAATATCGTCAAGAATTAGTCATTTATTTAAAAGAAGATGAAAAAGAGCCTGTAAACGATTTTGTAATTGATGCTGAATAG
- a CDS encoding aspartate kinase: MIVCKFGGTSVASAEQIQKVANIVKENPKRKIVVVSAPGKRFSDDIKVTDLLIDLAEAVLQNSEVEEKLQIVINRYKDIAEGLGLDHKISEVIEKDLRERISSKLDKDIFIDNLKASGEDNNAKLVAEYFNSIGLKAKYVSPKEGLIVNDPPERTFALPETYENLKDLGKGEEIVVFPGFFGYTKDGVLRTFDRGGSDITGSILAAAVRAELYENFTDVDCVFSANPKVVNDPIGIEEITYREMRELSYAGFSVFHDEALIPVFKFGIPVNIKNTNNPAAPGTRIMPTRKPNGRPVIGIAADHGFSTLYVSKYLMNREIGFGRKLLQIIEEEYISYEHTPSGVDDISVIIRSNQLTPEKEERIVKRVKEELHADDVYFRHGFSMIVIVGEGMRKNKGLAARAASAISRTGANIEMINQGSSEVSLVFGVLQQYEDQCLRALYEEFFTPVTI; the protein is encoded by the coding sequence ATGATAGTGTGTAAATTTGGTGGAACTTCAGTTGCAAGTGCAGAACAAATTCAAAAAGTGGCAAATATTGTGAAAGAAAATCCAAAAAGAAAAATTGTTGTGGTATCTGCACCTGGAAAACGTTTCAGCGATGATATTAAAGTGACGGATTTATTGATTGATTTAGCAGAGGCAGTGCTTCAAAATAGTGAAGTGGAAGAAAAATTGCAAATCGTTATTAATCGATATAAGGACATTGCTGAAGGGCTCGGCCTCGACCATAAAATTTCTGAAGTAATCGAAAAAGACTTGCGTGAACGCATTTCATCAAAATTAGATAAAGATATATTTATTGATAATTTAAAAGCAAGTGGAGAAGACAATAATGCTAAATTGGTGGCTGAGTACTTCAACTCCATTGGATTGAAAGCAAAATATGTCAGTCCAAAAGAAGGGTTGATTGTAAACGATCCGCCTGAAAGAACGTTTGCACTGCCAGAAACTTATGAAAATTTAAAAGACCTTGGAAAAGGCGAAGAAATCGTTGTTTTCCCTGGATTCTTCGGATATACAAAAGATGGTGTTTTGCGCACATTTGACCGCGGCGGTTCCGACATTACAGGCTCCATTTTAGCTGCTGCAGTAAGAGCGGAACTGTATGAAAACTTCACAGATGTGGATTGCGTTTTTTCCGCCAATCCAAAAGTGGTAAATGACCCAATCGGCATCGAAGAAATTACCTATCGTGAAATGCGCGAACTTTCTTATGCAGGCTTTTCTGTATTCCATGACGAAGCCTTAATCCCAGTATTCAAATTTGGAATTCCAGTTAATATCAAAAATACTAACAATCCTGCTGCACCAGGAACACGAATCATGCCAACGCGCAAACCAAATGGCCGTCCAGTCATAGGCATTGCCGCTGACCATGGATTCTCTACTTTATATGTTTCCAAATATTTAATGAACCGTGAAATCGGCTTTGGAAGAAAACTATTGCAAATTATCGAAGAAGAGTATATTTCCTATGAACATACGCCATCTGGAGTGGATGATATTTCGGTTATTATCCGTTCCAATCAATTAACGCCGGAAAAAGAAGAACGCATTGTGAAACGAGTGAAGGAAGAACTTCATGCGGATGATGTATATTTCCGCCACGGTTTTTCCATGATTGTCATTGTCGGGGAAGGCATGCGCAAAAACAAAGGGTTGGCAGCGCGGGCCGCTTCAGCTATCTCCAGAACAGGCGCAAACATCGAAATGATCAACCAAGGTTCTTCTGAAGTGAGCCTTGTATTCGGCGTTCTTCAACAATATGAAGATCAATGTTTACGAGCATTATATGAGGAATTTTTTACACCCGTAACCATCTAA
- a CDS encoding Na/Pi cotransporter family protein, which yields MFSLINAIGGIGIFLLGMSMLTNGLKGIAGETLKKWLHTFTKGTFTSLLTGFLMTILVQSSTATTILTVGFVSAGLLTFMQSIGIIIGANIGSTSTGWIISLLGFKISLQAMSLPMIAFGVFIQYVAPSDFKKYGGVFTGFGLLFLGIDLLQKGMESAQNWINFDSLNTDSWLSVFLLIGIGIVMTIIMQASSAAMAATLTALFAGAIDFEQAAFLVVGQNIGTTATAIVASIGSSIAAKRTAATHLLFNVVTAVIVTIFIGYILQFVKFLTVALVGSFDETVGLALFHTLFSVFGAIIFVPFTKQFSMLLLKLLPEKANALTRNLDDQLVSIPSAALEVAYQTLLQIMEQLTDAILELLDAKKVTSSFEKKVRDVEEAILSVRKFLNEVQSDSTKLRNQHVAIIHVLDHITRLVSVLREQQKVEGIFHHEKLMKKWHKTLEQINESYASEEKLIEMEQVLEKTAHKIAEERRTRRRKYYERTAVRETKLDVAMSKVQALLWIDRLVYHYWRAFSRLVEFKKGAEIEESTNFRDVETM from the coding sequence GTGTTTTCATTGATTAATGCTATTGGTGGAATTGGGATTTTTTTATTGGGCATGTCGATGTTGACAAACGGCCTGAAAGGAATTGCAGGAGAAACGTTGAAAAAATGGCTCCATACCTTCACTAAAGGCACCTTCACTTCTCTGTTAACGGGATTTTTGATGACTATTTTAGTGCAATCTTCCACCGCCACGACCATTTTAACTGTCGGGTTTGTAAGTGCGGGATTATTAACGTTTATGCAGTCTATAGGAATCATTATCGGTGCCAATATTGGAAGCACAAGCACCGGTTGGATCATCTCCTTATTAGGTTTTAAAATCAGTCTGCAAGCAATGTCGCTGCCCATGATTGCATTTGGGGTATTCATCCAATATGTGGCCCCGAGCGACTTTAAAAAATATGGAGGCGTATTCACCGGCTTTGGGCTTTTGTTTTTAGGTATTGATTTATTGCAGAAAGGTATGGAGTCCGCTCAAAATTGGATTAATTTTGATTCGTTGAATACGGATTCGTGGCTTTCTGTCTTTTTATTAATTGGCATTGGGATTGTTATGACCATCATTATGCAAGCTTCCAGCGCAGCGATGGCAGCGACCCTTACCGCCTTATTTGCAGGGGCAATTGATTTTGAACAGGCAGCGTTTTTGGTGGTGGGGCAAAATATTGGAACAACAGCAACAGCCATTGTGGCATCCATCGGTTCTTCCATTGCAGCAAAGCGGACGGCAGCGACCCATTTATTGTTTAATGTTGTGACGGCTGTCATCGTGACAATTTTTATAGGTTATATTTTGCAGTTTGTGAAATTCTTGACGGTTGCGCTGGTGGGCAGCTTCGATGAAACGGTGGGGCTTGCGCTGTTCCATACCCTTTTCAGCGTGTTCGGCGCTATCATTTTCGTGCCGTTTACGAAGCAGTTCTCCATGCTGCTTTTGAAGCTGCTGCCGGAAAAGGCCAATGCGCTGACCCGCAACCTCGACGATCAATTGGTATCCATTCCATCGGCCGCCTTGGAAGTGGCTTATCAAACGCTGCTTCAAATCATGGAGCAATTGACCGATGCGATTTTGGAATTGTTAGATGCGAAAAAGGTCACGAGCAGTTTTGAGAAAAAGGTGAGGGATGTGGAGGAAGCGATTCTTTCCGTTCGTAAATTCCTTAATGAAGTGCAGTCCGATTCAACGAAGTTACGCAATCAACATGTCGCCATCATTCATGTATTGGATCATATCACACGGCTAGTGAGTGTATTGAGGGAGCAGCAAAAGGTGGAAGGCATTTTCCATCACGAAAAATTGATGAAGAAATGGCATAAAACACTGGAGCAGATTAATGAAAGTTATGCCAGCGAAGAAAAATTGATCGAAATGGAGCAGGTGTTGGAAAAAACGGCCCATAAAATTGCGGAGGAAAGACGCACCCGCAGAAGAAAATATTATGAACGCACGGCTGTAAGAGAGACAAAATTGGATGTGGCCATGTCCAAAGTACAGGCGCTGTTGTGGATTGACCGCCTTGTCTATCACTATTGGCGCGCTTTTTCCAGATTGGTGGAGTTTAAAAAAGGTGCGGAAATCGAGGAGTCGACAAATTTCCGTGATGTGGAGACGATGTAG
- a CDS encoding DoxX family protein codes for MEKKGIFLYPENPVTRFLFNDTRSAAIWLIIRIYLGWAWLQAGFHKIFDDAWTGKNAGAAVSGYLKGAIEKASTTNDVPGWYALFLEYVCLPNAKIISFLVAFGEVLVGLGLIVGLFTAIAAFFGAFMNVAFLFAGTVSTNPRLLLLEILILLAWKVAGWYGLDRWALLKLGTPWGKIRGEKNQTTISNT; via the coding sequence ATGGAAAAAAAGGGGATTTTTTTATATCCAGAAAATCCTGTAACTCGCTTTTTGTTCAATGATACGCGTTCTGCGGCCATTTGGCTCATTATCCGAATTTATTTAGGGTGGGCTTGGCTTCAAGCGGGATTCCATAAAATCTTTGATGATGCATGGACAGGAAAGAATGCTGGAGCAGCGGTAAGTGGCTATTTGAAAGGAGCAATTGAAAAAGCCTCAACAACCAATGATGTACCAGGGTGGTATGCATTATTTCTGGAATACGTTTGCTTGCCAAATGCAAAAATCATCAGCTTTTTAGTGGCATTTGGTGAAGTGCTTGTTGGTCTAGGGCTTATTGTTGGATTATTTACAGCCATTGCAGCCTTTTTCGGCGCATTTATGAACGTTGCTTTCTTATTTGCAGGAACTGTCAGCACTAATCCTCGTTTATTGCTGCTAGAAATACTTATCTTGCTTGCTTGGAAAGTAGCGGGATGGTATGGTTTGGATCGCTGGGCATTATTGAAGCTAGGCACACCTTGGGGAAAAATCAGAGGCGAAAAAAATCAAACAACTATATCCAATACATAG
- a CDS encoding type IA DNA topoisomerase yields the protein MKLILTEKPSVAKNIADALNIKSKKDGYYEGNGYIITWAFGHLLELYDAKDYDPKMKTWRMEYFPFIPSQFQYKVKGDVGTKKQLKIIQELIHRQDVEMIISACDYDREGQLIGDTIIYKMKPTKPVYRMLQNEWTQEEVLKGLQNIIPNTKMRPLLDAGICRQWADWVIGINLTSVATLKYQKGSGSALNIGRVLLPTLKIIYDRDKEIESFVPEEYFKLEAAFKTKEGKEYKGIYVEEKEEKFKERSPLERIQQALDGQKARIIEKTVERKKEYPPYLFNLTNLQGYITSKYKGWTSDKVLKVAQSLYEKKYITYPRTASVVLEESLVEKAKKVLHIVKQGLPYEDEIVFAKTKRVFDNSKVESHSAIIPTYVKPSSLSKDEAIVYDAIKNRFIMQFMPVAEHEETKIATKVEHKEISGIFISRGRVQVVEGWRKVEKVETKDTILPHVTIGEQAEIVDHELTAHVTKPPKHHTEKTLLKVMETCGKGKEQDEDNDAMMASVLSGFSIGTPATRAETIQKLKTVGYITTKNKYLMCTELGKRLVETFPVKELFDLDFTGRLEKTLADIEKQKFHRDQFLQLIFEFTKNAVHLIKQEEEIILNQVEKNKFESLGKCPICGHDVIEGKRGFGCSNWKKGCKFVIWKEDKFLASMKKKPTKTMVKQLLKKGNVLVKGLVSKKGNKFDAILRYEKHPEQDTFSWKMEFPKKQ from the coding sequence TTGCAGATGCATTAAACATTAAATCAAAAAAAGACGGATATTATGAAGGAAATGGCTATATTATTACGTGGGCGTTTGGGCATCTACTTGAACTATATGATGCCAAAGACTATGACCCGAAAATGAAAACGTGGAGAATGGAATATTTTCCTTTTATCCCATCCCAATTTCAATACAAAGTAAAAGGGGATGTTGGCACAAAAAAACAACTGAAAATCATTCAAGAGCTCATCCATCGCCAAGACGTAGAAATGATTATCTCCGCCTGCGATTACGATCGGGAAGGGCAGTTGATTGGGGATACAATCATATACAAGATGAAACCAACAAAACCCGTATACCGTATGCTGCAAAATGAATGGACACAGGAAGAAGTGCTGAAAGGACTCCAAAATATAATTCCCAATACCAAAATGCGACCGCTTCTAGATGCAGGCATATGCCGCCAATGGGCAGATTGGGTCATTGGCATTAATTTAACTTCTGTTGCCACATTGAAATATCAGAAAGGCTCTGGCAGCGCGTTAAACATTGGAAGAGTGCTGCTTCCGACATTAAAAATCATTTATGACCGGGACAAGGAAATCGAATCATTTGTTCCAGAAGAGTATTTCAAATTAGAAGCCGCTTTTAAAACAAAAGAGGGCAAAGAATATAAAGGAATCTATGTTGAAGAGAAAGAAGAAAAATTCAAAGAGCGGTCTCCCCTTGAACGCATACAACAGGCGCTGGATGGCCAAAAGGCTCGAATCATTGAAAAAACAGTTGAAAGGAAAAAAGAATATCCGCCCTATTTATTCAACTTGACGAATTTGCAAGGGTACATAACAAGCAAATATAAAGGTTGGACTTCTGATAAAGTACTAAAAGTTGCCCAATCTCTTTATGAAAAGAAATATATTACATACCCACGCACAGCAAGCGTCGTGTTGGAAGAAAGTTTAGTAGAAAAAGCGAAAAAAGTGCTCCATATCGTCAAACAAGGCTTGCCTTATGAAGATGAAATCGTGTTTGCGAAAACAAAGCGGGTTTTTGACAATTCCAAAGTGGAAAGCCATAGCGCTATCATTCCGACCTATGTGAAACCGTCCTCCCTCTCGAAAGATGAAGCCATTGTGTATGATGCTATAAAGAACCGCTTTATTATGCAATTTATGCCTGTTGCTGAGCATGAAGAAACAAAAATCGCTACAAAAGTGGAACATAAAGAAATTTCTGGAATATTTATATCAAGGGGAAGAGTTCAAGTGGTGGAAGGATGGCGGAAAGTTGAAAAAGTCGAAACAAAAGATACAATCCTTCCCCATGTTACCATTGGTGAACAAGCGGAAATTGTGGACCATGAACTTACTGCCCATGTAACAAAACCGCCGAAGCACCATACGGAAAAAACTTTATTAAAAGTGATGGAAACGTGCGGAAAAGGAAAAGAACAAGATGAGGATAACGATGCCATGATGGCAAGTGTACTTTCAGGCTTTAGCATCGGTACACCTGCAACAAGAGCTGAAACCATCCAAAAATTAAAAACAGTCGGCTACATTACAACAAAGAATAAATATTTAATGTGTACGGAACTTGGCAAAAGATTAGTCGAAACATTTCCAGTGAAAGAACTATTTGATTTGGACTTTACCGGCAGACTTGAAAAAACCCTGGCAGACATTGAGAAGCAAAAATTCCATCGGGATCAATTTCTGCAATTGATTTTTGAATTTACAAAAAATGCAGTACATCTCATAAAACAAGAAGAAGAAATCATATTAAATCAAGTGGAAAAGAATAAATTTGAATCCCTTGGAAAATGTCCTATCTGCGGTCATGATGTCATTGAAGGGAAAAGAGGCTTTGGCTGCAGCAACTGGAAAAAAGGCTGCAAATTTGTTATTTGGAAAGAAGATAAATTTCTCGCTTCCATGAAAAAGAAACCAACCAAAACGATGGTGAAGCAGCTGTTGAAAAAGGGGAACGTGCTCGTAAAAGGGCTTGTCAGCAAAAAAGGAAATAAATTTGATGCCATATTGCGTTATGAAAAACATCCTGAACAAGATACATTCAGTTGGAAAATGGAATTTCCGAAGAAACAATAA